The Mycobacterium paragordonae genome includes a region encoding these proteins:
- the rpmE gene encoding 50S ribosomal protein L31, with protein MRTDIHPAYEETTVVCGCGNSFTTRSTKPGGRIVAEVCSQCHPFYTGKQKILDSGGRVARFEKRYGKRKTGADK; from the coding sequence ATGAGAACTGACATTCACCCCGCCTACGAGGAGACCACCGTGGTCTGCGGTTGCGGGAATTCCTTCACCACCCGCAGCACCAAGCCGGGTGGCCGCATCGTGGCCGAGGTCTGCTCGCAGTGCCACCCCTTCTACACCGGCAAGCAGAAGATCCTCGACAGCGGCGGTCGCGTGGCCCGCTTCGAGAAGCGCTACGGCAAGCGCAAGACCGGAGCCGACAAGTAG
- the prfA gene encoding peptide chain release factor 1: MTQPVQTIDVLLAEHAALEQALADPELHSKPDEARKAGRRFARLAPIVATHRKLVSARDDLETARELAVDDASFADEVTELEARVAELDTQLTDMLAPRDPHDADDIVLEVKSGEGGEESALFAADLARMYIRYAERHGWTVTVLGETTSDLGGYKDATLAIASKGDSADGVWSRMKFEGGVHRVQRVPVTESQGRVHTSAAGVLVYPEPEEVGEVQIDESDLRIDVYRSSGKGGQGVNTTDSAVRITHLPTGIVVTCQNERSQLQNKTRALQVLAARLQVLAEEQALADASADRASQIRTVDRSERIRTYNFPENRITDHRIGFKSHNLDQVLDGDLDALFDALTEADKQARLQQAT; encoded by the coding sequence ATGACGCAGCCGGTGCAGACGATTGACGTCCTGCTCGCCGAGCACGCAGCACTCGAGCAGGCGCTGGCCGATCCCGAACTGCACAGCAAGCCCGACGAAGCACGCAAAGCCGGTCGCCGCTTCGCGCGCTTGGCGCCGATCGTCGCGACCCACCGCAAGTTGGTGTCGGCCCGCGACGATCTGGAGACCGCCCGCGAACTGGCCGTCGACGACGCGTCCTTCGCCGACGAGGTCACCGAACTGGAAGCCCGGGTCGCTGAGTTGGACACCCAGCTCACCGACATGCTGGCACCTCGCGACCCGCATGACGCGGACGACATCGTGCTCGAGGTGAAATCCGGTGAAGGCGGCGAGGAATCGGCCCTGTTCGCCGCCGACCTGGCCCGGATGTACATCCGGTACGCCGAGCGGCACGGCTGGACGGTCACGGTGCTGGGCGAAACGACCTCGGATCTGGGCGGCTACAAGGACGCGACGCTGGCCATCGCCAGCAAGGGTGACAGCGCCGACGGGGTGTGGTCGCGGATGAAGTTCGAAGGCGGCGTGCACCGCGTGCAGCGGGTTCCGGTGACGGAGTCGCAGGGCCGCGTCCACACGTCGGCCGCCGGCGTGCTGGTGTACCCGGAGCCCGAGGAAGTCGGCGAGGTGCAGATCGACGAGTCCGACCTGCGGATCGACGTGTACCGGTCCTCGGGTAAGGGTGGACAGGGTGTGAACACCACCGACTCGGCGGTGCGGATCACCCACCTGCCCACCGGAATCGTCGTCACCTGCCAGAACGAACGCTCGCAGCTACAGAACAAGACCCGTGCGTTGCAGGTACTGGCCGCGCGGCTGCAGGTGCTGGCCGAGGAGCAGGCGCTCGCCGACGCCTCGGCGGATCGTGCCAGCCAGATCCGCACGGTCGACCGCAGCGAACGCATCCGGACCTACAACTTCCCAGAGAACCGCATCACCGATCACCGGATCGGTTTCAAGTCGCACAATCTGGACCAGGTTCTCGACGGCGATCTGGACGCGCTGTTCGATGCGCTGACCGAAGCCGATAAGCAAGCCCGGCTACAACAGGCGACGTGA
- the prmC gene encoding peptide chain release factor N(5)-glutamine methyltransferase — translation MSVLQAIDSAAAQLAEAGIDSARWDAEQLAAHLAGTDRGRLRFLETPGEDFFGRFHHAVTARAQRVPLQHLIGTVGFGPVLLHVGPGVFIPRPETEAMFEWAAAQPLPAQPVIVDACTGSGALAVALSQHWPAARIIGIDDSEAALGYARRNAEGTGVELVHADIGTPGLLPELDGRVDLVVSNPPYVPDGATLEPEVSQHDPSHAVFGGPDGMAVIPAVVARAASWLRPGGLFAVEHDDTTSALTVECITTTGLFDDVVARNDLAGRPRFVTARRGSAGE, via the coding sequence ATGTCCGTGCTGCAGGCGATCGACTCCGCTGCGGCGCAACTGGCCGAAGCGGGAATCGACTCCGCGCGTTGGGATGCCGAGCAGCTGGCCGCCCATCTGGCCGGCACCGACCGCGGCCGGCTCCGATTCCTCGAAACACCGGGCGAAGACTTCTTCGGACGGTTTCACCACGCGGTCACCGCACGCGCTCAACGGGTGCCGCTGCAGCACCTCATCGGGACCGTCGGGTTCGGACCGGTGCTGCTGCACGTCGGCCCCGGAGTCTTCATCCCGCGCCCTGAGACCGAAGCCATGTTCGAATGGGCTGCCGCACAACCACTCCCGGCGCAGCCGGTGATCGTCGACGCGTGCACGGGCTCCGGCGCCCTGGCGGTCGCGCTGTCGCAGCACTGGCCGGCCGCGCGGATCATCGGCATCGACGATTCCGAGGCGGCGCTGGGCTATGCCCGTCGCAACGCCGAAGGCACCGGCGTGGAACTGGTGCACGCCGACATCGGCACCCCCGGATTGCTGCCCGAACTCGACGGCCGGGTCGATCTGGTCGTCTCCAACCCGCCGTACGTGCCCGACGGCGCCACGCTGGAACCCGAAGTGTCGCAACATGACCCGTCACATGCCGTCTTCGGCGGACCGGACGGGATGGCGGTCATACCCGCCGTCGTCGCGCGCGCCGCGAGTTGGCTGCGGCCGGGCGGTCTGTTCGCTGTCGAGCACGACGACACCACGTCGGCGTTGACCGTCGAATGCATCACCACGACAGGGCTTTTCGATGACGTTGTGGCCCGCAACGATCTGGCCGGACGGCCGAGGTTCGTGACAGCCAGGAGGGGGAGCGCCGGTGAGTGA
- a CDS encoding homoserine dehydrogenase, translating into MPDNDKDAKAVGVAVLGLGVVGSEVVRIINESADDLAGRIGAPLVLRGVGVRRLGGDRGVPLELLTDDIDELVCRDDVDIVVEVMGPVEPARKAILAALAHGKSVVTANKALMSIASGELSAAAESEAVDLYFEAAVAGAIPVIRPLTQSLAGDTVLRVAGIVNGTTNYILSEMGSTGADYQQALADASALGYAEADPTADVEGYDAAAKAAILASIAFHTRVTADDVYREGITKITPDDFESAKSLGCTIKLLSICERITTDEGQQRVSARVYPALVPLSHPLASVNGAFNAVVVEAEAAGRLMFYGQGAGGAPTASAVTGDLVMAARNRVLGSRGPRESRYARLPVAPMGFIETRYYVSMNVADKPGVLAAVAAEFGKREVSIAEVRQEGVADEGGQRVGARIVVVTHRATDAALSETVDALADLDVVQSVASVLRLEGTDE; encoded by the coding sequence GTGCCCGATAACGACAAGGACGCAAAGGCCGTCGGCGTAGCGGTACTCGGGTTGGGCGTGGTCGGCAGCGAAGTCGTGCGCATCATCAACGAAAGCGCCGACGACCTGGCGGGCCGCATCGGCGCCCCACTGGTGTTGCGCGGCGTCGGAGTGCGCCGCCTCGGCGGCGACCGTGGAGTGCCGCTCGAACTGCTCACCGACGACATCGACGAACTCGTCTGCCGTGACGACGTCGACATCGTGGTGGAAGTGATGGGTCCGGTCGAACCGGCCCGCAAGGCGATCCTGGCCGCCCTGGCCCACGGCAAGTCGGTCGTGACGGCGAACAAGGCCCTGATGTCGATCGCCAGCGGTGAACTGTCCGCTGCCGCCGAAAGCGAAGCCGTCGACCTGTATTTCGAGGCGGCGGTCGCCGGAGCGATCCCCGTCATCCGCCCGCTGACCCAGTCGCTGGCCGGCGACACGGTCCTGCGGGTGGCCGGCATCGTCAACGGCACCACCAACTACATCCTCTCGGAGATGGGCAGCACCGGAGCCGATTACCAGCAGGCCCTGGCCGACGCGAGTGCCCTCGGATACGCCGAAGCCGACCCCACCGCCGACGTCGAGGGATACGACGCTGCGGCCAAGGCGGCCATCCTGGCGTCCATCGCCTTCCACACCCGGGTCACCGCCGACGACGTCTACCGCGAGGGCATCACCAAGATCACCCCGGACGATTTCGAGTCCGCCAAATCCCTGGGCTGCACCATCAAATTGCTCTCCATCTGCGAGCGCATCACCACTGACGAAGGGCAGCAACGGGTTTCGGCTCGGGTCTATCCCGCGCTGGTGCCCCTGTCGCATCCGCTCGCGTCCGTCAATGGCGCCTTCAACGCGGTGGTCGTCGAGGCCGAGGCGGCCGGGCGGTTGATGTTCTACGGCCAGGGCGCCGGCGGGGCGCCCACCGCATCGGCCGTCACCGGTGACCTGGTGATGGCAGCGCGTAACCGGGTGCTCGGCAGCAGGGGTCCCCGCGAGTCCCGCTACGCTCGACTTCCCGTGGCGCCCATGGGATTCATCGAGACGCGCTACTACGTCAGCATGAACGTCGCCGACAAGCCGGGCGTGTTGGCGGCCGTGGCAGCCGAATTCGGCAAGCGCGAAGTGAGCATCGCCGAGGTGCGCCAGGAAGGCGTGGCCGACGAAGGCGGTCAACGGGTGGGCGCCCGGATCGTGGTGGTCACCCACCGGGCCACCGACGCCGCGCTGTCGGAAACCGTTGACGCACTGGCCGACCTGGATGTGGTGCAGAGCGTGGCGAGCGTGCTGCGACTGGAAGGGACCGACGAATGA
- the thrC gene encoding threonine synthase, with the protein MSAPRTAIHQPWPGLIAAYRDRLPVGDDWTPVTLFEGGTPLIPAPRLSEKTGCTVHLKVEGLNPTGSFKDRGMTMAVTDALARGQKAVLCASTGNTSASAAAYAARAGITCAVLIPTGKIAMGKLAQAVMHGAKIIQIDGNFDDCLELARKMTNDFPTISLVNSVNPVRIEGQKTAAFEIVDALGTAPDIHALPVGNAGNITAYWRGYTEYRRDGVIDKLPRMLGTQAAGAAPLVHGEPVANPETIATAIRIGAPASWTSAVEAQQESNGRFLAATDEEILAAYHLVASTEGVFVEPASAASIAGLLKSVEDGWVERGSTVVCTVTGNGLKDPDTALRDMPHVSPLPVDPVLVVEQLGLS; encoded by the coding sequence ATGAGCGCCCCACGAACGGCGATCCACCAACCCTGGCCGGGCTTGATCGCGGCCTACCGGGACCGGTTGCCGGTGGGCGACGACTGGACCCCGGTCACCCTGTTCGAAGGTGGCACCCCGCTCATCCCGGCGCCCCGGTTGTCCGAGAAGACCGGGTGCACAGTCCATCTCAAGGTCGAGGGCCTCAACCCCACCGGCTCCTTCAAGGACCGGGGCATGACGATGGCCGTCACCGACGCACTCGCCCGCGGCCAGAAAGCGGTGTTGTGCGCGTCAACCGGCAACACATCGGCATCGGCCGCGGCATACGCCGCACGTGCCGGAATCACCTGCGCCGTGCTGATTCCGACCGGCAAGATCGCGATGGGCAAGCTGGCACAGGCCGTCATGCACGGCGCCAAGATCATCCAGATCGACGGAAACTTCGACGACTGTCTGGAACTGGCCCGCAAGATGACCAACGACTTTCCGACGATCTCGCTGGTCAACTCGGTGAATCCGGTGCGCATCGAGGGGCAGAAAACGGCCGCGTTCGAGATCGTCGACGCCCTCGGAACGGCGCCGGACATCCACGCTCTTCCCGTGGGCAATGCGGGCAACATCACCGCGTACTGGCGCGGCTACACCGAGTACCGCCGCGACGGCGTCATCGACAAGCTGCCCCGGATGTTGGGCACCCAGGCGGCCGGCGCGGCCCCGCTGGTGCACGGCGAACCGGTAGCGAACCCGGAGACCATCGCCACCGCGATCCGCATCGGCGCTCCGGCGTCGTGGACGTCGGCCGTTGAGGCGCAGCAGGAGTCCAACGGACGCTTCCTGGCAGCCACCGACGAGGAGATCCTGGCGGCCTATCACCTGGTGGCCAGCACCGAGGGTGTCTTCGTCGAGCCGGCGTCCGCGGCCAGCATCGCCGGCCTGCTCAAGTCCGTCGAGGACGGCTGGGTGGAACGGGGCTCGACCGTGGTCTGCACCGTCACCGGCAACGGTCTGAAGGATCCCGACACCGCCCTGCGCGACATGCCGCACGTGTCTCCGTTGCCGGTTGACCCGGTCCTCGTGGTTGAGCAGCTGGGGCTGAGCTAG
- a CDS encoding diacylglycerol-binding protein, producing MQLRISSIALLFVVGGVAGLIGDHGHVVTGTLIYLPASHRSPFVWTSPIWFPALVGAATVLMAELRLHLGAARSAVTARQGLGGVAAVVGTYAVTALAHTAPAFVSTVLISAIAAGTWAVLGDRSAVGCAVAIAIVGPAVEAALVAVKVFRYADGSDGLLGVAPWLVPLYFAFGVVAALLGEIATKRP from the coding sequence ATGCAACTGCGGATATCCAGCATCGCTCTGCTGTTCGTCGTCGGGGGCGTCGCCGGTCTCATCGGCGATCACGGCCATGTGGTCACCGGCACTCTGATCTATCTCCCGGCGTCGCATCGGTCCCCGTTCGTCTGGACCAGCCCGATCTGGTTTCCCGCGCTCGTCGGCGCCGCCACCGTCCTGATGGCGGAGCTGCGACTGCACCTCGGCGCGGCACGCTCGGCCGTGACGGCGCGCCAGGGGCTCGGCGGGGTCGCTGCCGTCGTGGGTACCTACGCCGTCACCGCGTTGGCGCACACTGCGCCGGCGTTCGTGAGCACGGTGCTGATCAGCGCGATCGCAGCGGGCACCTGGGCCGTGCTTGGTGACCGGTCCGCCGTCGGGTGCGCGGTCGCGATCGCCATCGTCGGTCCTGCGGTCGAAGCCGCCCTGGTAGCCGTCAAGGTATTCCGCTATGCCGACGGCAGCGACGGCCTCCTCGGCGTCGCGCCGTGGTTGGTCCCGCTGTACTTCGCCTTCGGTGTGGTGGCGGCGTTGCTGGGCGAGATCGCTACGAAACGGCCCTAG
- the rfe gene encoding UDP-N-acetylglucosamine--decaprenyl-phosphate N-acetylglucosaminephosphotransferase — MKYGLEVSSDVASLAGGLLALSDRSAGVPLRELALVGLTAAIITYFATGPVRVLATRLGAVAYPRERDVHVTPTPRMGGLAMFLGVGSAVFLASQLPALTRGFVYSTGMPAVLVAGAVIMGIGLIDDRWGLDALTKFAGQITAASVLVTMGVAWSVLYIPVGGVGTIVLDQASSILLTLALTVSIVNAMNFVDGLDGLAAGLGLITALAICMFSVGLLRDHGGDVLYYPPAVISVVLAGACLGFLPHNFHRARIFMGDSGSMLIGLMLAAASTTAAGPISQNAYGARDVFALLSPFLLVVAVMFVPMLDLLLAIVRRTRAGRSAFTPDKMHLHHRLLQIGHSHRRVVLLIYLWVGIVAFGAASTIFFDPRHTAAVMLGAIAVAGVATVIPLLRRRDEYYDDQ; from the coding sequence GTGAAGTACGGTCTCGAGGTGTCCAGCGATGTGGCCAGCCTTGCCGGCGGTTTGCTCGCTCTGTCCGACCGCAGCGCCGGAGTCCCGTTGCGCGAGCTTGCTCTGGTCGGACTGACCGCGGCCATCATCACCTACTTCGCGACCGGTCCGGTGCGCGTACTCGCCACCCGTCTGGGCGCCGTGGCCTACCCCCGGGAGCGGGACGTCCACGTGACGCCGACGCCGCGCATGGGCGGCCTGGCAATGTTCCTCGGCGTCGGCTCGGCCGTCTTCCTGGCCTCACAGCTGCCGGCGCTCACCCGCGGATTCGTCTACTCCACCGGCATGCCCGCGGTGCTGGTGGCCGGCGCGGTCATCATGGGGATCGGACTGATCGACGACCGCTGGGGCCTGGACGCGCTGACCAAGTTCGCCGGCCAGATCACCGCCGCAAGTGTGCTGGTCACCATGGGTGTCGCCTGGAGCGTCCTGTACATCCCGGTAGGTGGCGTGGGCACCATCGTGCTGGACCAGGCCTCCTCGATTCTGCTGACGCTGGCGCTGACGGTCTCGATCGTCAACGCGATGAACTTCGTCGACGGGCTCGACGGGTTGGCGGCCGGCCTGGGCCTCATCACGGCCCTGGCCATCTGCATGTTCTCGGTGGGTCTGCTGCGCGACCACGGCGGTGACGTGCTCTACTACCCGCCCGCGGTGATCTCCGTGGTCCTCGCCGGTGCCTGCCTGGGTTTTCTGCCGCACAACTTTCACCGGGCCCGCATCTTCATGGGCGACTCCGGTTCGATGCTGATCGGCCTCATGCTCGCGGCGGCCTCGACGACCGCCGCCGGCCCGATCTCGCAGAACGCCTACGGCGCCCGCGACGTGTTTGCTCTGCTGTCACCGTTCCTGCTGGTGGTCGCAGTCATGTTCGTGCCGATGCTCGACTTGCTGCTGGCGATCGTGCGGCGCACCCGGGCGGGCCGCAGCGCCTTCACCCCTGACAAGATGCACCTGCACCACCGACTGCTGCAGATCGGCCATTCCCATCGCCGGGTGGTGCTGCTCATCTACCTGTGGGTCGGCATCGTCGCCTTCGGCGCGGCGAGCACGATCTTTTTCGACCCTCGCCACACCGCCGCGGTGATGCTGGGAGCCATCGCCGTCGCGGGAGTTGCGACCGTGATTCCGCTGCTGCGTCGCCGCGACGAGTACTACGACGACCAGTAG
- a CDS encoding L-threonylcarbamoyladenylate synthase, with protein MSEVFDCADPDQRARGITAAAGALKAGRLVVMPTDTVYGLAADAFDSTAVSALLTAKGRGRDMPVGVLVGSWHTIEGLVYGMPDGARDLIRAFWPGALSLVVLQAPSLQWDLGDAHGTVMLRMPLHPVAIELLREVGPMAVSSANVSGQPPAVDAAEAQRQLGPRVDVYLDGGPAAQQAASTIVDLSGNAPRILREGPVTTARVAEVLGVDAASLLA; from the coding sequence GTGAGTGAGGTTTTCGACTGCGCCGACCCGGACCAGCGGGCACGCGGAATCACCGCAGCAGCGGGGGCGCTCAAGGCCGGCCGGCTGGTCGTCATGCCGACCGACACGGTCTACGGTCTCGCCGCCGACGCTTTCGACAGCACCGCGGTGAGCGCGCTGCTGACGGCCAAGGGCCGCGGCCGCGACATGCCGGTGGGGGTGCTGGTCGGCTCCTGGCACACCATCGAAGGCCTGGTCTACGGCATGCCGGACGGGGCACGCGACCTGATCCGGGCGTTCTGGCCGGGCGCGCTCAGCCTGGTGGTGTTGCAGGCGCCGTCGCTGCAATGGGACCTCGGCGATGCGCACGGCACCGTGATGCTGCGGATGCCCTTGCATCCGGTTGCCATCGAGTTGCTCCGCGAGGTGGGACCGATGGCGGTGTCCAGCGCCAACGTCTCCGGCCAGCCACCGGCCGTCGACGCCGCGGAGGCCCAGCGCCAACTCGGTCCGCGCGTCGACGTCTACCTCGACGGCGGGCCCGCCGCGCAGCAGGCCGCCTCGACCATCGTCGACCTGAGCGGAAACGCCCCCCGCATCCTTCGCGAGGGGCCGGTGACCACCGCGCGCGTCGCCGAGGTGCTGGGCGTGGACGCGGCCAGCCTGCTCGCCTAG
- the thrB gene encoding homoserine kinase — protein MLPAGLVASATVSASSANLGPGFDSLGLALSLCDEIVVETTDSGLVVTVEGEGAGQVPLGPEHLVVRAIQRGLQAAGVCAGGLAVRCRNDIPHSRGLGSSAAAVVSGLAVVNGLVAQTDSAPLSEAQLIQLASEFEGHPDNASAAVLGGAVVSWADHSTGRPDYSAVPLRLHPDIHLFAAIPEERSSTAETRVLLPAQVSHEDARFNISRVALLVVALTQRPDLLMAATEDVLHQPQRAPAMPSSAEYLRLLRRHSVAATLSGAGPSLIALSTEPELPAEAVEYGTANGFMIKKMTVGDGVRWKPGVTVPR, from the coding sequence ATGCTGCCCGCGGGCCTGGTGGCCAGCGCCACGGTGTCGGCGTCCAGTGCCAACCTGGGGCCGGGTTTCGACAGCCTGGGACTGGCCCTGAGTCTGTGCGACGAGATCGTCGTCGAGACAACGGATTCCGGACTGGTGGTGACCGTCGAAGGCGAGGGCGCCGGCCAGGTACCGCTGGGGCCCGAGCACCTCGTGGTGCGGGCCATTCAGCGCGGCCTGCAGGCCGCCGGCGTCTGTGCCGGCGGGTTGGCGGTGCGCTGCCGCAACGACATCCCGCACTCCCGCGGCTTGGGATCCTCCGCGGCGGCCGTGGTGAGTGGGCTTGCCGTCGTCAATGGTCTTGTGGCGCAGACGGATTCGGCTCCGCTCAGTGAAGCGCAGCTGATTCAGCTGGCATCCGAATTCGAAGGACATCCGGACAACGCGTCGGCCGCCGTGCTGGGTGGGGCCGTGGTTTCCTGGGCCGACCACAGCACTGGCCGTCCGGACTACTCCGCGGTTCCGTTGCGCCTGCATCCCGACATCCACTTGTTCGCTGCCATTCCCGAGGAACGCTCGTCGACGGCGGAGACCCGGGTCCTGCTGCCCGCCCAGGTCAGCCACGAGGACGCGCGGTTCAACATCAGCCGCGTTGCGTTGCTGGTGGTCGCGCTGACCCAGCGGCCCGATCTGCTGATGGCCGCCACCGAAGACGTGCTCCATCAACCCCAACGTGCACCGGCGATGCCGTCCTCCGCGGAATATTTGCGGCTGCTGCGGCGTCATAGTGTTGCGGCAACGCTTTCCGGGGCTGGTCCGTCGCTGATAGCGCTGAGCACCGAGCCGGAGTTGCCTGCTGAAGCGGTGGAGTACGGAACCGCGAATGGATTCATGATCAAGAAGATGACGGTCGGCGACGGAGTTCGCTGGAAGCCCGGCGTAACCGTCCCACGTTGA
- the rho gene encoding transcription termination factor Rho yields MTDTDLITAGESTDADKASHSVTPDASDVSDVKSNAPSSSLATMVLPELRALANKAGVKGTSGMRKSELIAAIQQTRGQANGKSSGDAEPPQESAKAEAPPQNAAAPEAASEAPAAQATAAEADTAAAPDAAETPRRERRSASRQAGSADGNKGDNTDETDKEPSRDKGDRGQGDRGQSDRGQGDRGQSDRGQGERGQGDRGQGERGQGERGQGDRSQGDRGQKESRSDDRSADSGNDQRGGGGGADDDGDGRGGRRGRRFRDRRRRGERTGEAGESELREDDVVQPVAGILDVLDNYAFVRTSGYLAGPHDVYVSMNMVRKNGLRRGDAVTGAVRVPKDGEQPNQRQKFNPLVRLDSVNGGPVEDAKKRPDFQKLTPLYPNQRLRLETTPDRLTTRVIDLIMPIGKGQRALIVSPPKAGKTTILQDIANAITRNNPECHLMVVLVDERPEEVTDMTRSVKGEVIASTFDRPPSDHTSVAELAIERAKRLVEQGKDVVVLLDSITRLGRAYNNASPASGRILSGGVDSTALYPPKRFLGAARNIEEGGSLTIIATAMVETGSTGDTVIFEEFKGTGNAELKLDRKISERRVFPAVDVNPSGTRKDELLLSPDEFGIVHKLRRVLSGLDSHQAIDLLMSQLRKTKTNYEFLVQVSKTTPGNMDSD; encoded by the coding sequence GTGACTGATACGGACCTCATCACGGCTGGCGAAAGCACCGATGCCGACAAGGCGTCGCACTCCGTGACCCCCGACGCTTCCGATGTCTCGGACGTCAAATCCAATGCGCCGTCCAGCTCGCTGGCCACCATGGTGCTGCCCGAGTTGCGCGCACTGGCTAATAAAGCCGGCGTCAAAGGTACGTCGGGCATGCGTAAGAGCGAACTGATCGCCGCCATCCAGCAGACCAGGGGGCAGGCAAACGGCAAATCGTCCGGTGACGCCGAGCCGCCGCAGGAATCGGCCAAAGCCGAAGCGCCGCCTCAGAACGCTGCCGCTCCGGAGGCCGCTTCGGAGGCACCCGCTGCGCAGGCGACCGCCGCTGAAGCTGACACCGCAGCGGCGCCGGACGCCGCCGAAACACCGCGCCGGGAACGCCGCAGTGCCAGCCGGCAGGCCGGATCGGCCGACGGCAATAAGGGCGACAACACCGACGAAACCGACAAAGAGCCGTCCCGCGACAAGGGCGATCGTGGCCAGGGTGACCGCGGCCAGAGCGATCGTGGCCAGGGTGACCGTGGCCAGAGCGATCGTGGCCAGGGCGAGCGTGGCCAGGGTGACCGAGGCCAGGGCGAGCGTGGCCAGGGCGAGCGTGGCCAGGGTGACCGCAGTCAGGGTGACCGTGGCCAGAAAGAATCCAGGTCCGATGACCGTTCCGCAGACTCGGGCAACGACCAGCGCGGCGGCGGCGGTGGCGCCGACGACGACGGCGATGGGCGGGGGGGCCGGCGGGGCCGGCGCTTCCGTGACCGCCGGCGGCGTGGCGAGCGCACCGGCGAGGCCGGCGAATCCGAACTGCGCGAAGACGACGTCGTACAGCCCGTAGCCGGCATCCTCGACGTCCTGGACAACTACGCCTTCGTGCGGACCTCCGGTTACCTGGCCGGTCCGCATGACGTCTACGTGTCCATGAACATGGTGCGCAAGAACGGTTTACGCCGCGGTGACGCGGTGACCGGCGCGGTGCGGGTGCCCAAAGACGGCGAACAGCCCAACCAGCGCCAGAAGTTCAACCCGCTGGTGCGCTTGGACAGCGTCAACGGTGGACCCGTCGAGGACGCCAAGAAGCGGCCCGATTTCCAGAAGCTGACGCCGCTGTACCCCAACCAGCGGCTGCGTCTGGAGACCACTCCCGACCGGTTGACCACCCGCGTCATCGACCTGATCATGCCGATCGGCAAGGGCCAGCGCGCCCTGATCGTTTCGCCGCCCAAGGCCGGTAAGACGACCATCCTGCAGGACATCGCCAACGCGATCACCCGCAACAACCCCGAATGCCACCTCATGGTCGTGCTCGTCGACGAGCGGCCTGAGGAGGTCACCGACATGACCCGCTCGGTCAAGGGAGAGGTCATCGCCTCCACCTTCGACCGGCCGCCGTCAGACCACACCTCGGTCGCGGAGCTGGCCATCGAGCGCGCCAAGCGTCTGGTGGAGCAGGGCAAGGATGTTGTGGTGCTGCTCGACTCGATCACCCGGCTGGGCCGCGCGTACAACAACGCGTCGCCCGCCTCCGGCCGGATCCTGTCCGGTGGTGTCGACTCCACCGCGCTGTACCCGCCCAAGCGGTTCCTGGGTGCGGCCCGCAACATCGAAGAAGGCGGATCGCTGACCATCATCGCTACGGCGATGGTCGAGACCGGCTCCACCGGTGACACGGTCATCTTCGAGGAGTTCAAGGGCACCGGTAACGCCGAGCTCAAGCTGGACCGCAAGATCTCGGAACGGCGGGTGTTCCCCGCGGTCGACGTCAACCCGTCGGGCACCCGCAAGGACGAGCTGCTGCTCTCCCCGGACGAGTTCGGCATCGTGCACAAGCTGCGCCGGGTGTTGTCCGGTCTGGACTCCCACCAGGCCATCGACCTGCTGATGTCGCAGTTGCGTAAGACGAAGACCAACTACGAGTTCCTGGTGCAGGTGTCCAAGACGACACCGGGCAACATGGACAGCGACTAG